One genomic region from Streptomyces sp. NBC_01431 encodes:
- a CDS encoding aldehyde dehydrogenase family protein encodes MSTAYELQVLNPATAEVIATVQGATPADVDAAVGRARSAQRGWAAAAPADRARLLRRFAATVDEHIEELARLEVREAGHTIGNARWEAGNVRDLLDFSAGGVERLSGRQIPVAGGLDITILEPLGVIGVIAPWNFPMPIAAWGVAPALAAGNAVILKPAETTPLTALRLAELALEAGLPEGLFQVLPGAGTIAGDALVEHPGVAKIVFTGSTRVGKQIMAKCADRVKRVTLELGGKSPNIVFADADIEAAAAATPMSFLDNSGQDCCARTRILVQRTAYDRFMELLAPAIEEVVVGDPADEKTQMGPLISRAQLQRVRSYVPDSAPGIRGSAPEGPGFWFPPTVLTGLDADAAAAVEEVFGPVAVVLPFEDEADAVRLANATEYGLSGSIWTRDVGRALRVSRGVAAGNLSVNSHSSVRYSTPFGGYRQSGLGRELGPDALTAFTETKNVFISTEA; translated from the coding sequence TTGTCCACTGCGTACGAGCTACAGGTACTCAACCCGGCCACCGCGGAAGTCATCGCGACCGTCCAGGGTGCGACCCCCGCCGATGTCGACGCCGCGGTCGGGCGGGCCCGCTCCGCCCAGCGCGGCTGGGCCGCCGCGGCCCCCGCGGACCGGGCCCGCCTCCTTCGCCGGTTCGCGGCCACCGTTGACGAACACATCGAGGAACTGGCCCGGTTGGAGGTCCGTGAAGCCGGACACACCATCGGCAACGCCCGCTGGGAGGCGGGCAACGTCCGCGATCTGCTCGACTTCTCGGCCGGGGGAGTGGAGCGCCTGAGTGGCCGTCAGATTCCGGTCGCGGGCGGCCTCGACATCACGATCCTCGAACCGCTCGGCGTGATCGGCGTGATCGCTCCCTGGAACTTCCCGATGCCGATCGCCGCCTGGGGCGTCGCCCCGGCGCTCGCCGCCGGCAACGCGGTGATCCTCAAGCCCGCCGAGACGACCCCGCTCACCGCGCTGCGGCTGGCCGAACTCGCCCTGGAGGCAGGACTTCCCGAAGGCCTCTTCCAGGTGCTCCCGGGTGCGGGCACGATCGCTGGTGACGCGCTCGTCGAGCATCCCGGAGTCGCGAAGATCGTCTTCACCGGATCGACCCGCGTCGGCAAGCAGATCATGGCCAAGTGCGCCGACCGCGTGAAGCGCGTGACCCTCGAACTCGGCGGCAAGAGCCCCAACATCGTCTTCGCCGACGCCGACATCGAGGCGGCCGCCGCGGCCACGCCCATGTCCTTCCTGGACAACTCCGGCCAGGACTGCTGCGCCCGCACCCGCATCCTGGTCCAGCGGACCGCGTACGACCGCTTCATGGAACTGCTCGCCCCCGCGATCGAGGAGGTCGTGGTCGGCGACCCGGCCGACGAGAAGACGCAGATGGGCCCGCTGATCTCGCGGGCGCAGCTCCAGCGGGTCCGGTCATACGTGCCCGACAGTGCGCCCGGCATCCGCGGCAGCGCGCCCGAGGGGCCCGGCTTCTGGTTCCCGCCGACCGTCCTGACCGGCCTCGACGCGGACGCGGCCGCCGCCGTCGAGGAGGTCTTCGGGCCCGTCGCCGTGGTGCTCCCCTTCGAGGACGAGGCGGACGCCGTGCGGCTCGCCAACGCCACCGAGTACGGGCTCTCCGGATCGATCTGGACCCGGGACGTCGGCCGCGCGCTGCGCGTCTCGCGGGGCGTCGCCGCGGGCAACCTCTCGGTCAACTCCCATTCCAGCGTGCGCTATTCGACCCCGTTCGGCGGCTACCGACAGTCCGGCCTCGGCCGGGAACTCGGGCCCGACGCCCTCACCGCTTTCACCGAAACCAAGAACGTCTTCATCAGCACGGAGGCCTG